A genomic segment from Truepera sp. encodes:
- a CDS encoding MFS transporter — protein MTALPTSTRTNPLRHGSFRLLWLGETISVMGDQFYLVALPWLTLSLGGSGMDLGAVLMTAAIPRALLMLLGGAVSDRMAPRTVMLVSNALRFVAVGLLAYLVAGGTVTLTHVYVLAALFGAVDAFYHPALLAIVPSLVGEGQLEPANALVQGSEQLALLLGPAAAGVLVASAGLGPAFAIDALTFVATVTTLLALRAPRTQRADPSGNVARQVLEGLRYSLSRPTIRTMLLTIAALNVAVTGPASVGLPLLAERMFSGPTSFGLLMSCFGGSALVGAILAGTLLRAAPLGRLLILTSSAFAVGLASLAFDRTMLPALLALGVMGLSVGVLNVRGIAFLQGQAEEAFRGRLMSLVMFASVGLAPLSLVAAGALVDAGFVPLFLGAGALVALVTGVLFFTPSLRRLGSPATA, from the coding sequence ATGACCGCTTTGCCCACATCCACCCGGACCAACCCGCTGCGTCACGGTTCCTTCCGCCTGCTTTGGCTGGGCGAGACGATCTCCGTGATGGGCGACCAGTTCTACCTGGTGGCCCTGCCCTGGCTCACGCTGTCGCTGGGCGGTAGTGGCATGGACCTAGGCGCCGTGCTGATGACAGCCGCCATCCCGCGCGCCCTGCTGATGCTGCTCGGGGGCGCCGTGAGCGACCGCATGGCGCCGCGCACGGTGATGCTGGTGTCCAACGCGCTGCGCTTCGTCGCCGTCGGCCTTCTCGCCTACCTGGTAGCCGGCGGCACCGTCACGCTCACGCACGTATACGTGCTCGCGGCACTGTTCGGCGCCGTGGACGCGTTCTACCACCCGGCGCTCTTGGCAATCGTGCCGTCGCTGGTGGGCGAGGGGCAGCTCGAGCCCGCCAACGCGCTCGTGCAGGGGAGCGAACAGCTTGCGCTGCTGCTGGGGCCGGCCGCGGCCGGCGTCCTGGTGGCGTCGGCCGGCCTGGGGCCCGCGTTCGCCATCGACGCGCTCACGTTCGTCGCCACCGTCACCACGCTTCTCGCGCTACGCGCCCCACGCACGCAACGTGCCGACCCGAGCGGCAACGTGGCGCGGCAGGTGCTCGAGGGGCTGCGTTACAGCCTGAGCCGGCCCACGATCCGCACCATGCTCCTCACCATCGCCGCCCTGAATGTGGCCGTCACGGGCCCGGCCTCGGTGGGCCTGCCCCTGTTGGCGGAGCGGATGTTCTCCGGCCCCACCAGCTTCGGTTTGCTCATGTCGTGCTTCGGCGGCAGCGCGCTCGTCGGCGCGATCCTGGCCGGGACGCTGCTACGTGCGGCGCCTCTGGGGCGCCTGCTGATACTCACGTCGTCAGCCTTTGCGGTGGGACTGGCAAGCCTGGCGTTCGACCGCACCATGCTCCCCGCCCTGCTGGCGCTCGGGGTGATGGGGTTGTCCGTCGGGGTGCTCAACGTGCGCGGCATCGCCTTCCTCCAGGGCCAGGCCGAGGAGGCCTTCCGCGGACGCCTGATGAGCCTAGTGATGTTCGCCTCCGTTGGACTCGCGCCGTTGTCGCTGGTGGCGGCCGGCGCGCTGGTCGACGCCGGCTTCGTCCCGCTCTTCCTCGGCGCCGGCGCACTTGTGGCACTGGTGACCGGCGTACTCTTCTTCACCCCATCACTGCGGCGCTTGGGCAGCCCCGCGACAGCCTGA
- a CDS encoding RES family NAD+ phosphorylase, giving the protein MATAREYGALTATAPTRALQGTGYRSIDVNYQAEPLSVTGSLQRGGRFNAKGEFGAIYLAGDPVTALAEIEGLLMTSGGLIGLPQDPRTMFSIHYDLARVLDLTDAVIVGHLGVTSEALKGPWRVTENPVTHLIGRAAYHARIQAIRFPSTKHPQGINLAVFPANFAKGGHGYLRVHDSSGRFLHAIP; this is encoded by the coding sequence GTGGCGACAGCCCGCGAGTACGGCGCACTAACCGCTACCGCACCAACGCGGGCACTGCAAGGAACCGGGTACCGCTCCATCGACGTCAACTATCAGGCTGAACCCCTCAGCGTGACAGGCTCGCTTCAGCGAGGTGGCCGCTTCAACGCCAAAGGCGAATTCGGCGCTATCTACCTTGCCGGCGACCCTGTTACCGCCTTAGCTGAAATCGAGGGCCTGCTGATGACCAGTGGCGGCCTGATAGGGCTCCCTCAAGACCCCCGCACGATGTTCAGTATTCATTACGACCTGGCGCGCGTCCTCGACCTAACCGACGCGGTTATCGTAGGACACTTGGGCGTTACATCTGAAGCACTTAAGGGTCCTTGGCGTGTCACGGAGAATCCCGTCACTCACCTCATCGGCCGCGCCGCGTACCACGCCCGAATCCAAGCAATCCGCTTCCCTAGCACGAAGCACCCCCAGGGCATTAACCTGGCTGTCTTCCCGGCGAACTTCGCCAAAGGGGGGCACGGTTACCTGCGTGTTCACGACAGCAGCGGGAGGTTCCTCCATGCTATCCCTTAG
- a CDS encoding antitoxin Xre/MbcA/ParS toxin-binding domain-containing protein, whose translation MANILSHTTPEVFNLESGRVDARRFAEYLHIGTVEISSILGVNDRTLRKTPDSRTIQEPLKKLLRVVDGLNRLTGHDDSQVRIWLNAPHPDLGGISPLDLMQTGKIQGIVDLVEDMLTGAPA comes from the coding sequence ATGGCGAACATCCTTAGCCACACGACGCCCGAGGTATTCAACCTGGAGTCGGGTCGCGTTGATGCCCGCCGCTTCGCAGAGTATCTCCACATCGGTACGGTAGAGATCTCAAGCATCCTGGGAGTCAATGACCGCACACTTCGCAAGACTCCTGATTCGCGGACAATCCAGGAACCGCTCAAGAAGTTGCTCCGGGTGGTAGACGGGCTCAACCGATTGACCGGTCACGACGATAGCCAGGTGCGTATCTGGCTCAATGCGCCACATCCGGACCTCGGAGGAATCAGCCCGCTCGATCTGATGCAGACCGGCAAGATCCAGGGGATAGTCGACCTGGTGGAGGACATGCTCACGGGAGCGCCGGCATAA
- the moaA gene encoding GTP 3',8-cyclase MoaA, with protein sequence MESKALIDSHGRVVRDLRVSVTRRCNFRCTYCDPLGMGHKDPVGTVSVQDVANVISAAVGLGMTSVRFTGGEPLIRKELPEMIHHAKRVADVPDVAITTNGSLLSRRLPELLAAGLDRVNISLDALDPEVFRRVTNGGSIRPVWQGIEALIEGGLGPVKLNAVVIRGMNDGEIRGLAELTRDLPVHMRFIEYMHLNNAAPDEYRQQFVAGKETRARIEAWFGALEPLHNDPSAPARLFRVPGWKGAIGFINPVSEPFCGACSRMRLTSDATLRPCLMTDREVDIRPALLEADPVPAIQEMFLVAAFRKPASGITAPVDRPRTMVAIGG encoded by the coding sequence ATGGAATCCAAAGCCCTCATCGATAGTCACGGTCGCGTCGTAAGAGACCTGCGGGTGAGCGTCACGAGACGCTGCAACTTCCGGTGCACTTACTGCGATCCGCTGGGCATGGGTCACAAGGATCCAGTTGGAACCGTGAGCGTCCAGGACGTTGCTAACGTCATCAGCGCCGCCGTGGGCCTCGGCATGACCTCGGTGCGGTTCACGGGTGGGGAGCCCCTGATCCGCAAGGAACTGCCGGAGATGATCCATCACGCCAAGCGCGTGGCCGACGTTCCAGACGTCGCGATAACGACCAACGGCTCCCTTCTCTCCCGCCGGCTGCCCGAACTGCTCGCTGCCGGTTTGGACCGGGTGAACATCTCCCTGGATGCGCTGGACCCCGAGGTCTTCCGTAGAGTGACGAACGGGGGCAGCATCCGCCCCGTCTGGCAAGGGATCGAGGCCCTCATCGAGGGCGGGCTGGGGCCGGTCAAGCTGAACGCCGTAGTGATCCGCGGGATGAACGACGGCGAGATCCGGGGGCTAGCAGAACTTACCCGCGACCTGCCGGTTCACATGCGCTTCATCGAGTACATGCACCTCAACAACGCCGCGCCTGACGAGTACCGGCAGCAGTTCGTGGCCGGCAAGGAGACTCGCGCCAGGATCGAAGCGTGGTTCGGGGCGCTCGAGCCGCTCCATAACGACCCAAGCGCACCGGCCCGGCTCTTCCGCGTTCCCGGTTGGAAGGGAGCCATCGGCTTCATCAACCCCGTCTCCGAACCCTTCTGCGGGGCTTGTAGCCGGATGCGGCTCACCAGCGACGCCACCCTTCGCCCCTGCCTGATGACGGATCGCGAGGTCGACATAAGGCCGGCGCTGCTCGAAGCGGACCCGGTACCCGCGATCCAGGAGATGTTCCTGGTAGCGGCCTTCCGGAAGCCGGCATCGGGCATCACCGCTCCGGTCGACAGGCCCCGGACGATGGTCGCGATCGGCGGCTAA
- a CDS encoding molybdenum cofactor biosynthesis protein MoaE, translating to MFVISKEPIPASQLTQRLEDPAAGARSIFEGRVRNRADGREVTSLTYEAYEALAVKEGNRILAEARERFDVLHVACVHRVGHLQIGECAVWVGVAAAHREAAFGACHYIVEELKNRVPIWKRETYAQGDSVWVRAFSSEPAPT from the coding sequence TTGTTCGTCATCTCGAAAGAGCCGATCCCTGCGAGTCAGCTGACGCAACGGCTGGAGGACCCGGCGGCCGGCGCCCGCAGCATCTTCGAGGGCCGCGTCAGGAACCGCGCCGATGGACGGGAGGTGACCTCGCTTACCTACGAGGCGTACGAGGCCCTTGCCGTCAAGGAGGGGAACCGGATCTTGGCCGAGGCACGGGAACGCTTCGATGTCCTTCACGTGGCTTGCGTGCACCGCGTAGGCCACCTCCAGATCGGGGAGTGCGCCGTCTGGGTGGGCGTGGCGGCAGCTCACCGAGAAGCCGCCTTCGGCGCCTGCCACTACATAGTCGAGGAGCTCAAGAACCGTGTTCCCATCTGGAAGAGGGAGACGTACGCCCAAGGCGACTCGGTCTGGGTGAGAGCTTTCTCGTCCGAACCCGCTCCAACTTGA
- a CDS encoding MoaD/ThiS family protein, whose protein sequence is MKPQKSVTLEHFAIFREVRQRDRESVSTAARTVADLYQELRRLHDLPLPIEALRVAINDEFAPWESELQDGDRVAFIAPVAGG, encoded by the coding sequence ATGAAGCCCCAGAAGAGCGTGACCCTCGAGCACTTCGCGATCTTCCGGGAGGTGAGGCAGCGTGACCGGGAGAGCGTGTCGACCGCAGCGCGAACGGTCGCGGACCTCTATCAGGAGCTGAGAAGACTGCACGACCTCCCCCTGCCGATCGAGGCGCTCCGGGTGGCGATCAACGACGAGTTCGCGCCTTGGGAGAGCGAGCTGCAAGACGGCGACCGCGTAGCGTTCATCGCGCCGGTGGCGGGGGGGTAG
- the moaC gene encoding cyclic pyranopterin monophosphate synthase MoaC produces MLTHIDEKSRPRMVDVAGKGVTRRTASARAYVSLPKAVMGAITGTDIGSEKGPVFQTAILAGIMAVKRTGDLIPLCHPLPIDSCDIDITFAADQRVQIDCTVSVDGKTGVEMEALTGAAVAALTIYDMCKALSHEIVIQEVRLLRKRGGKHDVDV; encoded by the coding sequence ATGCTGACCCACATCGACGAGAAGAGCCGCCCGCGCATGGTGGACGTGGCCGGTAAGGGGGTGACCCGGAGAACGGCCTCGGCTCGCGCCTACGTCAGCCTGCCCAAGGCGGTCATGGGCGCCATCACGGGCACCGATATCGGCAGCGAGAAGGGTCCCGTGTTCCAGACCGCCATCCTGGCAGGGATCATGGCCGTGAAGAGGACCGGCGACCTCATCCCGCTCTGTCACCCGCTTCCGATCGACAGTTGCGATATCGACATCACGTTCGCCGCCGACCAGCGGGTCCAGATCGACTGCACGGTATCGGTGGACGGCAAGACCGGGGTCGAGATGGAAGCGCTCACCGGTGCTGCCGTTGCCGCCCTCACCATCTACGACATGTGTAAGGCGCTCTCCCACGAGATCGTCATCCAGGAGGTGCGGCTGCTCCGCAAGCGGGGAGGGAAGCATGACGTCGACGTTTGA
- the moeB gene encoding molybdopterin-synthase adenylyltransferase MoeB — MLSPEQRARYDRQLRLYSFGEAQQQRLLDASVLVVGAGGLGSPVLLYLAAAGVGRLGIVDDDVVDLSNLQRQVIHRDRDVATAKVASAARAVRDLNPDTQVDEHDLTLQEGNARALVGRYDLVVDCTDNFTARYLINDSGFLGRVPVVHGSIYRYEGQVTVFSRGEGPCYRCLFPVPPPPGTIPSCAEAGVLGVLPGMVGMVQATESIKLLAGLGESLVGRLLRYEALAMRWSELRLRRDPACPLCGAAPTISEVRAIDGGTREVDNLQRLDPAGYEHLRSANVEHILLDVRGSSEVAVGSMEGCVNIPLSELPTRLSELTRWRDRLIVCVCNHGTSSLEAVALLRKAGFPRLANLEGGYQAWRAWERHGRSLRS, encoded by the coding sequence ATGCTGAGCCCTGAGCAGCGGGCCCGTTACGACCGTCAGCTCAGGCTCTACTCCTTCGGCGAGGCTCAGCAGCAACGGCTGCTGGACGCCTCTGTGCTCGTGGTCGGCGCGGGTGGCCTGGGATCTCCGGTGTTGCTTTACCTGGCGGCCGCCGGCGTGGGTCGCCTCGGGATCGTGGATGACGACGTCGTCGACCTGAGCAACCTGCAGCGGCAGGTCATCCACCGCGACCGCGACGTAGCCACTGCCAAGGTTGCTTCGGCCGCACGCGCGGTGCGCGACCTGAACCCGGACACGCAGGTCGACGAGCACGACCTCACGCTGCAAGAGGGTAATGCGCGCGCCCTCGTCGGCCGGTACGACCTAGTGGTCGACTGCACCGACAACTTCACGGCCCGCTACCTCATCAACGACTCGGGCTTTCTCGGGCGCGTTCCGGTGGTGCACGGCTCGATCTACCGTTACGAGGGTCAAGTGACCGTGTTCAGCCGAGGCGAGGGCCCGTGCTACCGCTGCCTCTTTCCCGTACCACCTCCTCCCGGCACCATCCCCTCTTGTGCGGAGGCCGGGGTTCTGGGTGTGCTACCGGGAATGGTGGGCATGGTGCAGGCGACGGAGAGCATCAAATTGCTTGCCGGTTTGGGGGAGTCGCTCGTTGGTCGGCTCTTGCGCTACGAGGCGCTGGCGATGAGGTGGAGTGAGCTGCGCTTGAGGCGAGACCCCGCCTGCCCCCTTTGCGGTGCTGCCCCCACCATTAGCGAAGTGCGCGCGATAGACGGTGGAACTCGCGAGGTAGACAACCTTCAACGACTCGACCCCGCGGGCTACGAGCACCTGCGCAGCGCGAACGTGGAGCACATCCTGCTCGACGTTCGCGGGTCCTCCGAGGTCGCGGTAGGCAGCATGGAGGGGTGCGTCAACATCCCACTGAGCGAGCTGCCTACGAGGCTGAGTGAGCTCACGCGGTGGCGCGACCGGCTGATCGTCTGTGTGTGTAACCACGGCACCAGTAGCCTCGAAGCCGTCGCCTTGCTACGCAAGGCCGGCTTTCCCCGACTTGCCAACCTCGAAGGAGGCTACCAGGCGTGGCGGGCCTGGGAACGCCATGGAAGGTCCTTGCGCTCGTAG
- a CDS encoding NTP transferase domain-containing protein — MDSSRRHEQISYHPYLVAFSGRMTPEAVGMLQRVAEALSTEFQVGHARGPAPGLVGRHYDMLENDIVLLEGAAGPDTPTVLLLDEEGRCDDAPETPATVIATVGAGLSMAGLQVPHHRPDDVAGLAASIRSHLLSLASRTPLYGLVLAGGASRRMGRPKWALEYHGEPHALYLSRLLAPHCDRVYLSINAEQQSEPALVGRPHLVDRFVEVGPLGGILTAMTAHPGAGWLVLACDLPFVRAETVERLLGERAPLRFATSYRSPHDGLPEPVCTIYEAKARLRLFQVLALGHDCPRKMLLNSRIGLVTSVDEDELVNANHVADYERALGRIRVAEQGVSTQS, encoded by the coding sequence GTGGACAGTTCCCGGCGCCACGAGCAGATCAGCTATCACCCGTACCTGGTCGCCTTCTCGGGACGCATGACGCCCGAGGCGGTCGGCATGCTACAGCGCGTGGCCGAAGCCCTGTCTACGGAGTTCCAGGTAGGCCACGCGCGTGGACCGGCGCCGGGCCTCGTCGGTAGGCACTACGACATGCTCGAAAACGACATCGTGCTGCTCGAGGGCGCTGCCGGCCCGGACACCCCGACCGTCCTGTTGCTCGACGAAGAGGGGCGGTGTGACGACGCGCCGGAGACCCCGGCCACGGTGATCGCCACGGTCGGCGCGGGCCTGAGCATGGCCGGGCTCCAGGTACCGCACCACCGGCCCGACGATGTCGCTGGGTTGGCGGCGAGCATCCGCTCCCACCTCTTGTCGCTGGCCAGCCGAACACCGCTCTACGGCCTGGTACTGGCGGGTGGCGCGAGCCGCAGGATGGGCCGACCGAAATGGGCGCTCGAGTACCACGGCGAACCGCACGCGCTCTACCTGAGTCGGCTGCTTGCGCCCCACTGCGACCGGGTCTACCTGTCGATCAACGCCGAGCAACAGTCTGAGCCGGCGCTGGTTGGTCGCCCTCACCTGGTCGACCGCTTCGTCGAGGTGGGGCCGCTGGGCGGCATCCTCACCGCGATGACGGCTCACCCAGGCGCCGGCTGGCTGGTCTTGGCGTGTGACCTTCCGTTCGTTCGCGCTGAGACGGTAGAGCGCTTGCTCGGTGAACGAGCTCCGCTGCGCTTCGCCACGAGCTACCGCAGCCCTCATGACGGTTTGCCCGAACCGGTGTGCACGATCTACGAGGCCAAGGCGCGGCTGCGCCTGTTCCAGGTGCTCGCGTTAGGCCATGACTGCCCCCGGAAGATGCTGTTGAACTCGCGGATCGGGCTCGTGACGAGCGTGGATGAGGACGAGCTGGTCAACGCCAACCACGTGGCCGACTACGAGCGGGCTCTCGGCCGCATACGGGTCGCCGAGCAGGGCGTGTCAACCCAAAGCTAG
- a CDS encoding iron-sulfur cluster assembly protein has product MTDLTSAEVLERLRAVPYPGTSRNIVGAGFVKDVTVDGSTVMVRFAPNTTNADKVAAMEGGIRDVLYGASFALVEVETEAPYDDSSMILGTGSMNPLQAEMLEDGVDPQPDVLLGDLGRSNRARPEPQGSVGQPGRAGQGTDVDDEPAEPQGASDPTYDGPLRVLQWEIDPHDLQAESVQRAVTLDGWEFRLWWQVHEGGELLYTSLQALREDWVDLGGVARSHPVGRTEAVNLVYDRSRDAVVAVYGTVRDFRPFVEAFRLAYAAQYGGLAADGANVTSYGRGSENGPGLSYEPSYEDGCDGGPGCTCSDDASVQPQVYEAGHTDETAGDSCCGGEGGCGCSANASASSLAEMDVMDVVRAAPAGEAEVRG; this is encoded by the coding sequence ATGACCGATCTGACGTCAGCAGAGGTGCTGGAGAGACTGCGCGCGGTGCCCTACCCGGGGACCTCGCGTAACATCGTGGGTGCGGGGTTCGTGAAGGACGTGACCGTCGACGGGTCTACCGTCATGGTCAGGTTCGCGCCCAACACCACCAACGCAGACAAGGTCGCTGCCATGGAAGGCGGCATCCGCGACGTCCTTTACGGGGCGAGCTTCGCGCTCGTGGAGGTGGAGACCGAGGCGCCATACGACGACAGCTCGATGATCCTCGGTACCGGTTCCATGAACCCACTGCAGGCCGAGATGTTGGAAGACGGCGTCGACCCTCAACCCGACGTGTTGCTAGGCGACCTTGGCCGGTCCAACCGCGCACGGCCCGAGCCGCAGGGGTCCGTGGGCCAACCCGGCAGGGCAGGGCAGGGCACAGACGTCGATGACGAGCCGGCGGAACCACAGGGTGCGAGCGACCCTACCTACGACGGACCGTTGCGGGTGCTGCAGTGGGAGATCGACCCGCATGACCTGCAGGCCGAGTCGGTCCAGCGAGCCGTGACCTTGGACGGCTGGGAGTTCCGCCTGTGGTGGCAGGTCCACGAGGGCGGCGAGCTGCTTTACACGTCGTTGCAAGCGCTCCGTGAGGACTGGGTTGACCTCGGCGGCGTCGCCCGGAGTCACCCGGTGGGGCGCACCGAGGCCGTGAACCTCGTCTACGACAGGTCGCGGGACGCCGTGGTGGCCGTCTACGGCACCGTCCGCGACTTCCGGCCGTTCGTCGAGGCGTTCAGATTGGCTTACGCGGCGCAGTACGGCGGCTTGGCAGCTGACGGCGCCAACGTAACGAGTTACGGACGGGGCAGCGAGAACGGTCCCGGGCTGAGCTACGAGCCTTCCTACGAGGACGGCTGTGACGGTGGGCCGGGGTGCACCTGCTCCGACGATGCGAGCGTGCAGCCCCAGGTTTACGAGGCCGGCCACACTGACGAGACCGCGGGTGACAGCTGTTGCGGCGGCGAGGGCGGCTGCGGTTGCTCTGCGAACGCCAGCGCGTCGAGCCTGGCAGAGATGGACGTCATGGACGTGGTCAGAGCAGCCCCCGCCGGCGAAGCGGAGGTGCGTGGATGA